In Micromonospora sp. WMMA1363, a genomic segment contains:
- a CDS encoding DUF4239 domain-containing protein, whose product MLGWSNAVPGWLLSVLLIFAFTGLAALGVLLVRSPIQRVFESEPKRHDLMTTALRSVVTFYGLLLTLTAASAYETYAEARKAVSAEAASLATLSQAVSDYPEPTRSELQGLMRDYVDYMTNEAWPAYQQRAAVRGDNDLAARINGVLHVHKPESDEEKAQSRIALAELEKFNENRQLRRSFASTELPGFLWAVLLVGAAFVVTLTWFLSAQTRRAHLVVSAAIAVIIALLLFVVEAMDGPFEGTMSVSPAPFEEMRKELVR is encoded by the coding sequence ATGCTTGGCTGGAGTAACGCGGTACCCGGTTGGCTCTTGAGTGTGCTTCTGATCTTTGCCTTCACTGGCCTGGCGGCGCTTGGTGTGCTGCTGGTGCGTTCTCCGATCCAACGAGTGTTCGAGTCCGAGCCCAAACGACATGACCTCATGACGACTGCACTGCGTTCGGTGGTGACCTTCTACGGGCTCCTTCTCACCCTCACCGCCGCCTCCGCGTATGAGACGTATGCTGAGGCCCGTAAGGCGGTTTCAGCCGAAGCGGCTTCCTTGGCCACGCTCTCCCAGGCGGTGTCCGACTATCCGGAGCCCACGCGGAGTGAATTGCAGGGCCTCATGCGTGACTATGTCGACTATATGACAAATGAGGCATGGCCCGCCTACCAGCAGCGCGCCGCCGTGCGGGGTGACAACGATTTGGCGGCTAGGATCAACGGGGTCCTGCACGTGCACAAGCCGGAGAGCGACGAGGAAAAGGCGCAGAGTAGGATCGCCTTGGCGGAACTCGAGAAGTTCAACGAGAACCGTCAGCTCCGACGAAGTTTCGCATCCACTGAGCTGCCAGGCTTCTTGTGGGCCGTACTCCTCGTCGGCGCAGCGTTCGTCGTCACGCTTACCTGGTTCCTGTCGGCCCAGACGCGCAGGGCCCATCTGGTCGTCTCCGCCGCCATCGCGGTCATCATCGCCCTACTGCTGTTCGTCGTCGAGGCAATGGACGGCCCGTTCGAAGGGACCATGAGCGTCTCGCCGGCCCCGTTCGAGGAGATGCGAAAGGAACTCGTCAGATAG
- a CDS encoding DUF308 domain-containing protein, translating into MSAGGSRRGRRDNGLDATEYAVAGDVDPRVGEHLLDVLAAGGIAAYLQPSADLNPVTRTTTVPSRPVDRLYVDRSHLTTARDYLTQLADESADRARDNEPDVDAEWARIVAGFHATAPVGDNPWPAAEDVDDARPGRAGTDPGLTVTEVRPLPSAADISGVTVGRGRDDEPSLLDGLDTFGADLPDEEDDERYTPPPPPPLPRISKYAAVGTLAIVLGFVLFLFPSVFPADPGIVTLLGFTSILAGFVTLIWRLRPGDRDDHDPDDGAVV; encoded by the coding sequence GTGTCAGCGGGTGGGTCCCGCCGGGGACGGCGGGACAACGGGCTCGACGCGACCGAGTACGCGGTCGCCGGTGACGTGGATCCCCGGGTCGGCGAACACCTACTCGACGTGCTGGCCGCCGGAGGCATCGCCGCCTACCTGCAACCCTCCGCCGATCTGAACCCGGTCACCCGCACCACCACCGTCCCGTCGCGACCGGTCGACCGGCTGTACGTCGACCGGTCGCACCTGACCACCGCCCGGGACTACTTGACCCAGCTCGCCGACGAGAGCGCCGACCGCGCCCGGGACAACGAGCCCGACGTCGACGCCGAGTGGGCCCGCATCGTCGCCGGTTTCCACGCGACCGCACCCGTCGGCGACAACCCGTGGCCCGCCGCCGAGGACGTGGACGACGCCCGGCCGGGCCGGGCCGGCACCGACCCCGGGCTGACCGTCACCGAGGTCCGGCCGCTGCCGTCCGCGGCCGACATCTCCGGGGTGACCGTCGGGCGGGGCCGGGACGATGAGCCTTCGCTGCTGGACGGGCTGGACACCTTCGGGGCGGACCTGCCCGACGAGGAGGACGACGAGCGGTACACCCCGCCCCCGCCCCCACCACTGCCCCGGATCTCCAAGTACGCCGCGGTCGGCACGCTCGCGATCGTGCTCGGCTTCGTGCTGTTCCTATTCCCCTCGGTGTTCCCGGCCGACCCGGGGATCGTCACCCTGCTCGGCTTCACCAGCATCCTGGCGGGCTTCGTCACGCTGATCTGGCGATTGCGCCCCGGCGACCGCGACGACCACGACCCGGACGACGGCGCCGTCGTCTGA